The proteins below are encoded in one region of Equus przewalskii isolate Varuska chromosome 1, EquPr2, whole genome shotgun sequence:
- the SPRN gene encoding shadow of prion protein — MNWTAATCWALLLAAAFLCDSGAAKGGRGGARGSARGGLRGGARGAPRVRVRPAPRYAGSSLRVAAAGAAAGAAGAVGLAAGSRWSGAAGPGVRGLDDDEDGSPGGNGTGQGVYSYSAWTSGTEPTRGLCLCLLLGGALGALGLLRP, encoded by the coding sequence ATGAACTGGACGGCGGCGACGTGCTGGGCTCTGCTGCTGGCGGCCGCCTTCCTCTGCGACAGCGGCGCAGCCAAGGGCGGCCGTGGCGGGGCTCGCGGCAGCGCCCGGGGAGGGCTGCGCGGGGGCGCGCGCGGGGCCCCGAGGGTGCGGGTGAGGCCGGCGCCCCGGTACGCGGGCTCTTCCCTGCGCGTGGCGGCAGCAGGGGCGGCGGCTGGGGCGGCGGGGGCGGTGGGCCTGGCCGCCGGCTCGCGCTGGAGTGGGGCCGCGGGGCCGGGGGTGCGCGGACTGGACGACGACGAGGACGGGTCCCCCGGCGGCAACGGGACCGGCCAAGGCGTCTACAGCTACAGCGCCTGGACTTCGGGCACGGAGCCCACGCGCGGCCTGTGCCTCTGCCTGCTGCTGGGCGGTGCCCTGGGCGCGCTGGGGCTGCTGCGGCCCTAG